One stretch of Xiphophorus maculatus strain JP 163 A chromosome 19, X_maculatus-5.0-male, whole genome shotgun sequence DNA includes these proteins:
- the nin gene encoding ninein isoform X1, whose product MKATSENFAGGIDAPLLFGRLLSCGMDDGPGQDDSEERLKEVFDSFDSSGCGSLSPEELSDLCQSLHLDDAAPALIHSLLQNQDLFTARVNFDQFKHALILVLSSTIEPPQAEQEPLPKPESPEIQPKFVKGSKRYGRRSTPEFLEPVSDLSEVTNINPANEDDLEDNYDSAVPRKRERWNALEGSTEEYEAEGQMHLWNPDEPSTPRGSVVPLSARLEERLRDACEELAMAWDGSAAHSELLALCEHLGLEANSDALLSVTDDGVMNVREFVSRAVNHHKPLSPSASTPYRQLKRHHSTQPFDEGGRRISALTSTIGMRLFSTLDDGSGFTPAEYVLDAWIEEGIENSAEILQALNFNLEGKLSLGELTVALENELLSTKNHVHQAALASFKAEIRYLLEQVDREIGEKKKIQSDLEKTEKQKTQLATEVDEHHSAIEHMNNLNLRKLEQDYKEKLTAVRSELTKEMDQMQQQVGLQREELEAEIQKIREEESLLRDHLSISVKENRRLETELLDSTEKLTEAQSQITKLQANLENIMKDKFGDLDPGSADFFLQEERIKQLRCGYEAQCRGLQDRIDELQSELRGFHSLGRAHESGGKPLSEELDSKSPGTESDPGIGPDEVQPFSMSLEAEMMLEQLKEQHLQETEHLQNQLQSKITEFERTVEEQKATHKDQKAALILQHQEEARGLREQLAGAQSHAEQLQNQLQQAEQDRTRLEHKLAAETEELQNQQEDEATNLRQQLLEAHAQIADLEDQLNSLESRQAEMDENLLAKMEELKNQHAAEVSKLTEEQTRLQRQKDESEQRLLDDWEREKRVLEESHQNKLQVQLEEVKLLFEKEQSETVETLMEQWQEERAQQDEQNNKTLQLLLEEEMLRLVREQEEKENQLRESWASERALLEKERLQLQEQLQQREKRLKEDWEREKLQLEEDYEGMIQERLKEEREKLEAEREVEKLMAEERERLEERHGEALRELSNKHAEERVALSAALDRLREDIAKERKEVEISFTQRIREAEDRFSCDQESAAERFQAQLLKLEQHYQSELTTLSESHAAQKLRWEAEMQKVLEGAEEQRKAAEETAAEERQRLDRERENERRELENVHGEETEALRTENERLRNELEDALSGAQRKEIELSMQLNDLHGRLQEKRQLLAQSEDRVLQAELLLNQTVEDFKQDRAELLGSNSELQAKHDEALSGAERLVAERMQLVTERDALQVKVEELETLLKQAALDFELERKEILENLVVLEEKLRDAREVEALRAERDVLKSKLEELQVVSSTNKEESKGINVLIINQDYESCQAQSDQDEGVLERCINADQELDDGDFATIEDQTHEQDGQDGAKENQENCCAFSDDKVVDSPEQKHNYLYVKNKCQPVSHESQGEDVSPLQAFADKNKAAAESPNQETEPQEDGGSCLHGDQQHHETEVVGLMLWEAAGDPAEVDCLSDGSHSQQEGGENQDKSARDGVETVGVFGCKNQESPALNLQDLYDTSTEENVLLHEKIALLQQKSEILESLLARHNEKLKSSRRALEENYKLKMQALLLMEHVKELQAKSLRMADLQIRYEDCACENAKLKDQNDALEKRVWSLESRLDVFREFGDRRASLVDEIGRMRSENGELFHLLSELERQEDGLSDSDAKPAEGRSDEPPLQPEEKSRVGFGVEECCREFEEQNSELRRTIAELQDESQIISETTRAHRYKATRLAEENVCLQKNIAALKEGDLKEAKDELIQTLEHLEKEKLAAQQAADSFNKQISDLHSQSQQLEDDNGFLVEKNAQSVADIESLREQLAEQMKENEMREALHSEEKTKMAACVSALEAEFDKALMESAQLEERNGQLSQQLSDLREKAFHVESMESQLSSLVEECRTVDKESAGLRSQLAKAQDQLISADESFKVVNRQSARLKSDLRVLQQERDSLKHEVAVLHKQLQNANEKNQILEMALHSSGLQSQSRKLNREDLSWMMEKEQQLLRQENEKLKAEVHSIGSDLVQSREKIRQLDATILSLSKQKQQSHSSFLKALEQENVFLKQQLEAKAELPRGCDAEQSHADLDSLLQENESLKTQMARMSTHMMESFHAQYGGHLPPSPQRGPRGQQRGDDPNNMQDERERKMKKMEERMREIELSLHNVKLLLKEKVTQLKDQLHRNGKADVLIKDMYVENSQLIEALEITQQRQKIAEKKNYLLEEKISSLNKIVRDLNPSPLPYNYKCP is encoded by the exons GTCAACTTTGACCAGTTCAAGCACGCTCTTATCCTGGTTTTGTCTTCGACCATTGAGCCTCCTCAAGCCGAACAGGAACCCTTGCCAAAGCCAG AGTCTCCTGAAATCCAACCAAAGTTTGTGAAGGGCAGCAAACGTTACGGCCGCCGCTCCACGCCAGAGTTCCTGGAGCCCGTTTCAGACTTGTCTGAGGTCACTAACATTAACCCAGCCAACGAGGACGATTTGGAGGACAACTATGACTCGGCTGTTCCCAGGAAGCGTGAG CGCTGGAATGCCCTTGAAGGCAGCACAGAGGAGTACGAGGCGGAAG GTCAAATGCATCTGTGGAACCCCGACGAGCCGAGCACGCCCCGGGGGTCCGTCGTCCCTCTGTCGGCCCGCTTGGAAGAGCGACTGCGTGACGCTTGCGAGGAGCTGGCGATGGCGTGGGACGGAAGTGCCGCTCACTCTGAACTGCTGGCCTTGTGTGAACATTTGGGTCTAGAG gccaACAGTGACGCTCTGCTCAGTGTCACTGACGACGGAGTGATGAATGTCCGAGAGTTCGTCTCCAGGGCCGTGAACCACCACAAACCGCTCTCACCCTCCGCCTCCACTCCCTATAGGCAACTTAAACGACATCACTCTACTCAG CCGTTCGACGAGGGCGGCCGAAGGATCTCGGCTCTGACCAGCACCATCGGCATGCGTCTGTTCTCGACGCTCGACGACGGGAGCGGTTTCACCCCGGCCGAATACGTCCTGGACGCCTGGATAGAGGAGGGGATAGAAAACAGCGCCGAGATCCTGCAG gcTTTGAATTTCAATCTAGAAGGAAAACTGAGTCTCGGCGAACTCACCGTGGCCCTCGAAAACGAGCTGCTCAGCACCAAGAATCATGTTCACCAAGCAGCGCTAGCGAGCTTCAAAGCTGAGATCAGATACCTCCT AGAGCAAGTCGACAGAGAAAtcggagagaagaaaaaaatccagtctGATCTGGAAAAAACGGAGAAGCAGAAGACTCAGCTTGCCACAGAAGTGGACGAGCATCACTCCGCAATAGAGCACATGAACAACCTCAACCTCAG GAAGCTTGAGCAGGACTACAAGGAGAAGCTGACGGCCGTCCGGTCGGAGCTGACGAAGGAGATGGACCAGATGCAGCAGCAGGTGGGCCTGCAGCGCGAAGAACTGGAGGCGGAGATCCAGAAGATCCGGGAGGAGGAATCGTTACTCAGAGATCACCTCTCCATCTCAGTCAAG gaGAACAGGCGACTTGAGACGGAATTGCTCGACAGCACCGAAAAGCTAACAGAAGCACAAAGCCAAATAACCAAACTGCAGGCAAATTTGGAGAACATCATGAAAGACAAG TTTGGAGACCTGGACCCTGGCAGCGCCGACTTCTTTCTTCAGGAGGAGCGAATCAAACAGCTGCGCTGCGGTTACGAAGCACAGTGCAGG GGGCTGCAGGACCGTATCGACGAGCTGCAGTCGGAGCTGCGGGGGTTTCACAGTCTAGGCCGAGCTCACGAGTCTGGCGGTAAACCTCTGTCCGAGGAGCTGGACAGCAAAAGCCCCGGCACCGAGTCCGACCCAG GTATCGGTCCAGATGAGGTCCAGCCTTTCAGCATGAGCCTGGAAGCTGAGATGATGctggagcagctgaaggagCAGCACCTCCAGGAAACGGAGCACTTACAAAACCAACTTCAAAGCAAG atCACTGAATTTGAAAGGACTGTGGAAGAGCAGAAGGCGACCCACAAGGACCAGAAAGCTGCCCTGATCCTCCAGCACCAGGAGGAGGCCCGGGGTCTGAGGGAGCAGCTGGCCGGAGCTCAGAGCCACGCAGAGCAGCTTCAGAACCAGCTCCAGCAGGCGGAGCAGGACCGGACCCGTCTGGAGCACAAGCTGGCCGCTGAGACAGAGGagctccagaaccagcaggaagaCGAAGCCACAAACCTCAGACAGCAACTCCTGGAAGCTCACGCTCAGATCGCTGACCTGGAGGACCAGCTGAACTCACTGGAGAGCCGGCAGGCAGAGATGGACGAAAACCTCCTGGCCaagatggaggagctgaagaacCAACACGCCGCGGAGGTTAGCAAGTTAACGGAGGAGCAAACACGACTGCAGCGGCAAAAGGACGAGTCGGAGCAGAGGTTGCTGGACGACTGGGAAAGGGAAAAGAGAGTCCTGGAGGAAAGCCACCAGAACAAACTTCAAGTCCAGCTAGAGGAGGTGAAGCTGCTGTTTGAGAAGGAGCAAAGTGAAACGGTGGAGACGTTAATGGAGCAGTGGCAGGAGGAGAGAGCGCAGCAGGACGAGCAGAACAACAAgactctgcagctgctgctggaggaggagatgcTGCGACTGGTCAGGGAGCAAGAAGAGAAGGAGAACCAGCTGCGGGAGAGCTGGGCGAGCGAACGGGCGCTGCTCGAAAAGGagaggctgcagctgcaggagcaGCTCCAGCAAAGGGAGAAACGGCTAAAGGAAGACTGGGAGagggagaagctgcagctggaagAGGACTACGAAGGGATGATCCAGGAGAGGCtgaaggaggagagagagaagctcGAGGCTGAGAGAGAGGTGGAGAAGCTGATGGCGGAGGAGAGGGAGCGGCTGGAGGAGAGACACGGAGAGGCCCTGAGGGAGCTGAGCAACAAGCATGCCGAGGAGAGAGTCGCACTCAGCGCAGCGCTGGACCGACTGAGAGAGGACATCGCCAAAGAAAG GAAGGAAGTTGAGATCAGCTTCACCCAGAGaatcagagaagcagaagaTCGATTCTCCTGCGATCAGGAATCCGCGGCGGAGCGCTTTCAGGCCCAACTCCTCAAACTCGAGCAGCACTACCAAAGCGAGCTGACGACCCTCTCTGAAAGCCACGCCGCGCAAAAGCTGCGCTGGGAAGCAGAAATGCAGAAAGTCCTCGAGGGCGCAGAAGAACAAAGGAAAGCAGCGGAGGAGACCGCGGCTGAGGAACGACAGCGACTCGATCGGGAGCGGGAAAACGAGCGACGAGAGCTTGAGAATGTCCACGGCGAAGAAACGGAAGCACTAAGAACGGAGAACGAGCGACTCCGTAACGAACTGGAGGACGCTCTGAGCGGGGCCCAGAGGAAGGAAATTGAGCTCAGCATGCAGCTGAACGACCTGCACGGCCGGCTCCAGGAGAAACGCCAGCTGCTGGCCCAGTCCGAGGACAGAGTCCTTCAGGCGGAACTGCTGCTCAATCAAACAGTGGAAGACTTCAAGCAGGACAGGGCCGAGCTTCTCGGCAGCAACTCGGAGCTGCAGGCAAAACACGATGAGGCGCTTTCCGGTGCGGAGAGGCTGGTGGCGGAGAGGATGCAGCTGGTAACCGAGCGCGACGCATTGCAGGTGAAAGTCGAAGAGCTGGAGACGCTTCTCAAGCAGGCGGCACTGGACTTTGAGCTGGAGCGGAAGGAGATCCTGGAGAATCTGGTGGTTCTAGAGGAAAAGTTGAGAGACGCTCGGGAAGTCGAGGCGCTCAGAGCGGAAAGAGATGTTCTTAAAAGCAAACTGGAGGAGCTACAGGTTGTATCCAGTACAAACAAAGAGGAATCCAAAGGTATAAATGTACTTATAATAAATCAAGACTACGAATCATGTCAGGCTCAGTCCGATCAGGACGAAGGTGTATTAGAGAGATGCATAAATGCTGATCAGGAACTTGACGATGGCGATTTTGCCACCATTGAGGACCAAACGCACGAGCAGGACGGCCAAGACGGAGCGAAAGAAAACCAGGAAAACTGTTGCGCTTTCAGTGATGACAAAGTTGTTGATTCTcctgaacagaaacacaattatttatatgtaaaaaacaaatgcCAACCGGTTTCCCACGAGAGTCAGGGCGAGGACGTCTCCCCGCTTCAAGCATttgctgacaaaaataaagcagctgCTGAATCGCCCAACCAAGAGACCGAACCGCAAGAGGACGGCGGAAGCTGTCTGCACGGAGATCAGCAGCATCATGAGACTGAGGTTGTGGGTTTAATGCTGTGGGAGGCGGCAGGTGATCCAGCTGAGGTTGATTGTTTATCAGATGGCTCTCACAGCCAACAGGAAGGGGGtgaaaaccaggacaaatccgCACGCGACGGCGTGGAAACCGTTGGAGTGTTTGGCTGCAAGAACCAGGAGAGCCCTGCTCTGAACTTACAGGACTTGTACGACACCTCCACAGAGGAGAACGTTCTGCTGCATGAGAAAATCGCCCTGCTTCAGCAGAAATCAGAAATACTAGAGAGTCTGTTGGCGCGCCACAACGAAAAGTTGAAGAGCAGCCGCCGGGCTCTGGAGGAAAACTACAAGCTCAAAATGCAAGCACTCCTGCTGATGGAGCACGTGAAGGAGCTGCAGGCGAAGAGCCTGAGAATGGCCGACCTCCAGATCCGGTACGAGGACTGCGCGTGCGAAAACGCCAAGCTGAAAGACCAAAACGACGCACTGGAGAAGCGGGTCTGGAGCCTGGAGAGCAGGCTGGACGTTTTCCGCGAGTTCGGCGACCGGCGCGCCTCGCTGGTGGACGAGATCGGCAGGATGAGGTCGGAGAACGGCGAGCTCTTTCACCTGTTGAGCGAATTGGAGCGGCAGGAGGACGGGCTTTCGGACTCGGACGCCAAGCCGGCGGAGGGACGCTCGGATGAGCCTCCTCTGCAGCCGGAGGAGAAATCCCGGGTGGGGTTTGGCGTCGAGGAATGCTGCAGGGAGTTTGAAGAGCAGAACAGCGAACTGCGCAGGACCATCGCAGAGCTGCAGGACGAGTCGCAGATAATAAGTGAAACCACTCGAGCTCATAG ATACAAAGCTACTCGTCTTGCAGAGGAAAACGTCTGTCTACAAAAAAACATCGCCGCTCTGAAGGAAGGAGACTTAAAGGAGGCCAAGGATGAGTTGAT ACAAACCTTGGAGCATTTGGAAAAAGAGAAGCTCGCAGCTCAACAAGCAGCTGACAGTTTCAATAAACAG ATTTCAGATTTGCATTCGCAGAGCCAGCAGCTGGAGGACGACAACGGCTTCCTGGTGGAGAAAAACGCCCAAAGCGTCGCCGACATCGAGAGCCTGCGAGAGCAGCTGGCGGAGCAGATGAAGGAAAACGAGATGAGGGAGGCCCTCCACTCCGAGGAGAAAACCAAG ATGGCAGCTTGTGTGTCTGCTCTGGAGGCAGAGTTTGACAAAGCTCTGATGGAGTCCGCACAGCTGGAGGAGAGAAATGGCCAGCTCTCACAGCAGCTCTCTGACCTCAGGGAGAAG gCCTTCCACGTGGAATCGATGGAGAGTCAGCTCAGCAGTCTGGTAGAGGAGTGCAGGACGGTGGATAAGGAGAGTGCCGGTCTGCGCAGCCAGCTAGCTAAAGCTCAAGACCAG CTGATATCTGCAGATGAGAGCTTCAAGGTGGTAAACCGGCAGAGCGCCCGCCTCAAGTCAGACCTCCGCGTTCTGCAGCAGGAGAGGGATTCCCTGAAGCACGAGGTCGCAGTGCTGCACAAACAACTGCAGAATGCAAACGAGAAG AACCAAATTTTGGAGATGGCCCTGCACTCCAGCGGCCTGCAGAGTCAGAGCAGGAAGCTGAACAGAGAAGATCTTTCCTGGATGATGGAGAAGGAACAGCAGCTGCTGAGGCAAGAAAACGAGAAGCTTAAAGCTGAAGTCCACAGCATCGGCAGCGACCTCGTCCAGTCCAGAGAGAAG ATCCGACAGCTTGACGCCACGATCCTCTCGctgagcaaacagaaacagcagagcCATTCCTCCTTCCTGAAGGCCTTGGAACAGGAGAACGTCTTCCTGAAACAGCAGCTGGAAGCAAAAGCCGAGCTGCCACGG gGCTGCGACGCTGAGCAAAGCCACGCAGACCTGGACAGTCTTCTGCAAGAAAACGAGTCACTCAAGACACAGATGGCTCGAATGTCAACACACATGATGGAG tCGTTTCACGCGCAGTACGGCGGACATCTTCCTCCATCGCCTCAGAGGGGGCCGAGGGGACAGCAGCGTGGTGACGACCCAAACAACATGCAG